Within Mycoplasmopsis verecunda, the genomic segment CTTCCCAAATTGCATATCAATGCGAGTTAGGAAATGGATTTGCTGGACTATAAATTAAACGTTCTATTATAAAACCTAAACGACCACCTATAATCCCTGAAGGAACTGTTATGATAATAACAACAAACAAGATATTTAAATCTCATTTTTCTTTCATTCAGAAAAAAAATACTGTAAGTATAGAGAATAGAAAACCAAACATTAACATTAATGAATATAGGTGCATTTCATATCCACCAATATTAAATAAAATTGTTGGTTGTCCTTCAGGTATAGCGGTATCAGGTAAAAATGAAGGTAAATTATTCATCATTCTCCTTTAACGATCTTTCATATATTGTGTCAACAACATTCATACCCGCATTACGTGCTAAAAATGTGTTAACGGCAGCTTTGATTAAAGAAGCTGCTGAACCACCTTCTTTAATTGGAATTTGCATTTTTTTAATAGATCTACCAAATATAGGATATTCTAGGTATTCGGTTCCTAAACGATCAAAGTCAGTTTTTTCTTCTTGTCTTACTAGTTCTATTACTAAATCAATAACAGAAGATTTTGCAACTGATGAAATTCCATATAGTTGAGTAACATCTACTAAACCGATTCCACGAATTTCTAAGAAATTACGAGTAATGGCAGGTGATGAACCGATAAAGATATTTCCATTATCCTTAATTAAAACAGCATCATCAGATATTAAAACACTTCCTTGTTGTACTAATTGCAATGCTGCTTCGGATTTTCCGATTCCTGAATCCCCGGTGATTAATACCCCGGTTCCACCAATTAAAACAAGGGTTCCGTGTACTTGTGTAACTTCTCCAAAATAATTGTTCAAATATGAACCAATATTTGTCGAAATATAAGAGGTTGACATTCTAACTAATGCAATAGGAATTCTATATTTATTAGCTACATCAATTACTCAATTGATAGCTGGTTTATTAAATCCCTTTGATAATATTACTATCGGTGGCTTACGAGAAAAAACTCATTCAAGGGACTCATAAGCCTTTTTCTTACCAACAAGTGAAAATCAAATAGATTCAGCTGTTCCTCAAGCTATAACATTTTTTGAAATACGATCGTTTTCAAATTGTTCTGCCAATTCAAGCCCGACACGTTTAATTGCTGGTTGATAAATATCATTATAATCAAGATCGATATCTTTACTATTAACAATGTTTAAGTCAAAGAAATCGATGATTTTTTTAACATTCATTTTCTTCTTATCTTTACTCATAAGCTTCCTTAATATAAATTTATTAAATTATAAAAGATATTATCTTATTTTTAATAAGATAATCACTTTTTTATTAACTTGTTAAAAATATGTATTAAATCAAATTTTTATATAAATGTAATTAATTTAATATTTTGTTTAAAAATTGTCCAGTATAACTTTTTGGATTTTGTGCAACTTGTTCAGGAGTTCCGCTAGCTACAACTTGACCACCATGTATTCCACCATCTGGCCCTAGATCTATTATGTAGTCACATGATTTGATAACATCTAAATTATGTTCTATAACAACTACAGTATCGCCTTCATTAACTATTCTATTTAATATTGCAATTAATTTTTTGACATCATGTGTATGTAAACCTGTAGTGGGTTCATCAAGGACATAAACAGTTTTTCCAGTAGGTTTCTTTTGTAAATATGTAGCTAATTTAACTCTTTGTGCCTCACCACCACTTAAAGTTGTGGACATTTGGCCAAGTTGAATATAACCCAATCCAACATCACTTAGAATTTGTAATTTCTCTACAATCTTAGTTTTGTGATCGAAGAAGTTTAGTGCTTCTTCAACAGACATTTCTAAAACTTGTGAAATGTCTCTATTATGGTATTTAATTTCTAATGTTTCACGATTATATCTTTTACCATCACATTGATCACAAGGTACATAAACATCAGGTAAAAAATGCATTTCAATTTTAAGAAAACCATCTCCACTGCATTTTTCACATCTTCCACCAGGTACATTAAAACTAAAGCGAGATTTAGTATATCCCCTAGCTCTAGATTCTTCAATAGAACCAAAAATATCTCTAATATCATCAAATACACCAGTATATGTAGCAGGATTAGAACGCGGTGTTCTTCCGATTGGAGATTGATTAACAGCGATTACCTTATCAATATTATTTAATCCTTGAATAGAACTAAATTTAGCTCTTTTACTATTTAATGCATCACTTAGTCCTAATGCATGTTGTATCCCACGAACAAATATTTCATTTATCAATGTACTTTTACCTGAACCAGAAACACCAGTAATTCCTACAAGCATCCCAAGCGGAATAGTTACATCAATGTTTTTTAAATTATTTTCTCTAGCTCCTTTTATAGTTATTGATTTTTTATTTCCAGCCCTACGATATGTAGGAATATCAATTTTCCATTCATGAGATAAATATTTACCAGTTATTGATATAGGGTTAGCAATAATATCATCTAGAGAACCTTGAGCTATAACTTGGCCACCATGTATTCCAGCTTCTGGGCCAATATCTACAATATAATCAGCAGAATACATTGTATCTTCATCATGTTCAACAACAATAAGAGTATTTCCTATTTCAACCATTTTCTTTAATGTATCTATTAATTTTAAATTATCTTTTTGATGAAGACCAATAGAAGGTTCATCAAGTACATACAATACTCCTGTTAAATTAGAACCGATTTGAGTAGCCAATCTAATTCTTTGAGCCTCACCACCGCTTAAAGTTTCAGCATTACGATTCAGAGTTAAATAATCTAAACCAACATTTTTAAGGAATGTTAAACGATCTATTAATTCCTTAGTAATTAAATTCGATATTTGCTTGTCTTGTTCATTTAATTTTGTAACTAATTCAATAATAGCATCTAAACAATCTTCTACAGAAAGCAATGTGTATTGATAAATATTTTTGCTATCAATTTTAACAGCCAAAGCGGATTGATTTAATCTTGAACCATTACATATTGAACACGCAAAAGAGCCCATGTATTTATTTAAATAATCTCTACGACGGTCTGAAGAAGTTTCGTAGTATAATTTTTCAATTTTAGTTACTATACCATCAATTTCTTTATCTCTACGAATAACATTATTCGAAGATGATTTTAAAGCATAAGCAATGGGTTGATCTGAACCGTATTTAATGATATTTCTTTCTTCTTCGGTTAGCTCATCGATAGGAGTGTTTTTATCTATACCATAATGAATTAATAATTGATCAAATTCTTGTCATTCCAAATTTGTAGTATTAACAGTATTTTCAAAATATTTAATTCCACCTTGATTAATTGTTCTTCAAGGTTCAGGAACAATAGCATCAAAATCAGCTTTAAATTCAACTCCAAGTCCTTTACAGTTATCACACATTCCATATGGTGCATTAAAAGAGAATAATCTAGTTTCTATTTTAGGCATGTTAAAGTCTTTATATATACATGAGTGAGTTTTTGAATATGTGTATATTTTATTATTCTCTACATCTTCAACTTTAATTAGACCACCAGAATGATTTGTTGCTATATCAAGGGCTTCTGCAATTCTATTGTAATTACTTTCATTTAGAACAACACGGTCTATTACTAAATCAATATTATGTTTATTGTTTTTGTTTAGTTGAATATTATCATCTAGCATTAAAATATCACCATCAACTTTAACACGCATAAATCCTTCTTTACGCAGTTTATCAAAGAGATTTTGATGTGTACCTTTTTCACCTTCAACTAAAGGAGCATATATAATTAATTTAGAATTTTCAGGTAATTCACAAATAGAATTTAAAATATCTTTTGAAGTTTGAGAAGAAATTTCAATATTATGATTTGGACAAAAAGGTTTCCCTATACGAGCAAAAAGTAATCTAAAGTAATCATATATTTCTGTTACTGTGCCAACAGTAGAACGTGGATTATTATGTGTTGTTTTTTGTTCAATAGAAATAGAAGGAGATAATCCTTCAATTTTATCAACATCAGGCTTTTTAGTACCACCTAAAAACATACGAGCATATGAAGATAATGAATCTACATATCTACGACGCCCTTCTTCATAAATAGTGTTAAAAGCTAGAGAACTTTTTCCACTACCGCTTAGTCCAGTGAATACAATTAATTTATTTTTAGGAATCGTTAAATTAACATTTTTTAAGTTATTTTCTCTAGCTCCTTGAATAATTAATTTATCTTCTTTATTCATCTTCTTCTCCTTCCTCTATCTCTGTTTCAGGTTTATACGTGAAATCTGATTGTAGTTCAAGTAATATATCTCTTAATTGTATAGCTCTTTCATAGTCAAACATTTTAGCTGCTTCTTCCATTTGTCTTCTGATTTCAGAAATAACTTTTTCATTTTCTTTTTTATCTGGTTTTTGTTTGTTTTGTGTTTTAGCCATAATTGCTTCAATTGCATTAGATATATCGTGCCCTTGAATTGGTTCTGGAATAGGTTTAATAATTGTTTTAGGGGTTATATTATGTTTCTTATTATAATCTAGTTGTAATTGTCTTTTTTCATTATTATCATCAATACATTGTTGCATAGCAGGAGTTATTTTATCAGCATAAAAAATTGCTTGACCATTCACATTTCTTGCGGCTCTTCCTGTAATTTGGATTAAACTTTCAGCATTACGCATAAATCCTTCTTTATCTGCATCTATAACAATTACTTTGGAAACTTCAGGTATATCCATTCCTTCACGTAAAAGGTTGATAGCAACAACAACTTCGTAAGTTCCTTTACGGAGTTTTCTTAAAATTTCATTACGTTGAAAAGTATTTAAACCATAATGTAAATAAGCTGATTTAATCCCTTTTTCTTGTAGATATGCAGATAAATGTTCAGCTTGTTTCTTAGATCAAGTTAAAATAATACTTCTTGAATCACTTTCTCGTTGTTTGATTAGTGTATCATAAATATCTTCTATTTGATGTTTTGTTGGTTTTATTATGATTTCTGGGTCAACTAAACCAGTTGGACGAACAAATAATTTAGTGATATTATCTTCAGATTTATTTAATTCATATTGTCTAGGAGTTGCTGATATATATATCTTGAAGAAATCAAATTCTTGCTCAAATTCTTTGAAAACTAACGGACGATTTTCGAGTGCAGAAGGTAATCTATATCCATAATTAACTAAATTTTCTTTTCTTTTTCTATCTCCTTTATACATACCGTCAACTTGTGGAATTAATTTATGAGATTCATCAAGAAACATTAAAGAATCTTTAGGGAAATAATCTAGTATTGTGTAAGGTCTTTGCCCAAAATCACGTCCATCAAGATACATTGAATAGTTTTCAATTCCTTTGCAAATACCAAATTCTTGCATTTCATCAATATCATTCTTAACTCTTTGGTTTATTCTATCAGCTAGAACTATCTTATGTTCTTTTTTAAAATAAGCGATTCTTTTATCTAATTCATCTTTAATTTTAGGAATAATTACATCATATATTGAGTTTTCTGTAGCATATGCATTTCCAGGTGATAAAACATAAATATTATCTTTTCTAATTATTTCTTTTGTTAATGGGTCAACAACAGCTATTTCTTCGATTTCGTCTCCAAAGAAACTGATTCTAACTGTTTTTTCTTCATCGTCAGCAGGGCGAACGAAAATTACATCACCTTTTGCAGTGAATTCACCAACTTCTTGCACAGTATCATTTCTGTCATATTTAATTTGAATTAATTTATTAATAAATTCTTTAACCGAAATTGGTTGATGGATATAAAATCTAAAAAATGAATCTTTATAAACTTCAGGATTTAAAGCACCATAAATAGCACTAACACTAGCTACCACTATTACATCTTTTCTTGTAAGTAGCGAATTAATAGAACTTAAACGAAGGATTTCTATTTGTTCATTTGTTTTTGAATCCTTATCAATATAAACATCTGTATCTGGTTTGTAAGCTTCTGGACGATAATAGTCAAAATAAGAAATAAAGTATTCCACAGCATTCTCTGGAAAGAAACTTTTTAGCTCACTATAAAGTTGAGAAGCTAGAGTTTTTGTGTGAGACAATACAATTACTGGACGATCAAATTCCTTTATAACATTAGCAATCGTAAAGGTTTTTCCTGAACCAGTTACACCTTGAAGAACTTGTTCTCTAACATTATTTTTTATTCCATTAACTAGCTGTTCAATTGCTTTCGGTTGGTCACCAGCTGGTTGATAATTTGCATGTAATTTAAATATTCCCATAAGTTTTTAAATTATAATCTTTTTGCTTGTTTATCAAAATGGCAAAAATATAGAATTTAGCACAAAT encodes:
- the hprK gene encoding HPr(Ser) kinase/phosphatase, which encodes MSKDKKKMNVKKIIDFFDLNIVNSKDIDLDYNDIYQPAIKRVGLELAEQFENDRISKNVIAWGTAESIWFSLVGKKKAYESLEWVFSRKPPIVILSKGFNKPAINWVIDVANKYRIPIALVRMSTSYISTNIGSYLNNYFGEVTQVHGTLVLIGGTGVLITGDSGIGKSEAALQLVQQGSVLISDDAVLIKDNGNIFIGSSPAITRNFLEIRGIGLVDVTQLYGISSVAKSSVIDLVIELVRQEEKTDFDRLGTEYLEYPIFGRSIKKMQIPIKEGGSAASLIKAAVNTFLARNAGMNVVDTIYERSLKENDE
- the uvrB gene encoding excinuclease ABC subunit UvrB; this translates as MGIFKLHANYQPAGDQPKAIEQLVNGIKNNVREQVLQGVTGSGKTFTIANVIKEFDRPVIVLSHTKTLASQLYSELKSFFPENAVEYFISYFDYYRPEAYKPDTDVYIDKDSKTNEQIEILRLSSINSLLTRKDVIVVASVSAIYGALNPEVYKDSFFRFYIHQPISVKEFINKLIQIKYDRNDTVQEVGEFTAKGDVIFVRPADDEEKTVRISFFGDEIEEIAVVDPLTKEIIRKDNIYVLSPGNAYATENSIYDVIIPKIKDELDKRIAYFKKEHKIVLADRINQRVKNDIDEMQEFGICKGIENYSMYLDGRDFGQRPYTILDYFPKDSLMFLDESHKLIPQVDGMYKGDRKRKENLVNYGYRLPSALENRPLVFKEFEQEFDFFKIYISATPRQYELNKSEDNITKLFVRPTGLVDPEIIIKPTKHQIEDIYDTLIKQRESDSRSIILTWSKKQAEHLSAYLQEKGIKSAYLHYGLNTFQRNEILRKLRKGTYEVVVAINLLREGMDIPEVSKVIVIDADKEGFMRNAESLIQITGRAARNVNGQAIFYADKITPAMQQCIDDNNEKRQLQLDYNKKHNITPKTIIKPIPEPIQGHDISNAIEAIMAKTQNKQKPDKKENEKVISEIRRQMEEAAKMFDYERAIQLRDILLELQSDFTYKPETEIEEGEEDE
- the uvrA gene encoding excinuclease ABC subunit UvrA, producing MNKEDKLIIQGARENNLKNVNLTIPKNKLIVFTGLSGSGKSSLAFNTIYEEGRRRYVDSLSSYARMFLGGTKKPDVDKIEGLSPSISIEQKTTHNNPRSTVGTVTEIYDYFRLLFARIGKPFCPNHNIEISSQTSKDILNSICELPENSKLIIYAPLVEGEKGTHQNLFDKLRKEGFMRVKVDGDILMLDDNIQLNKNNKHNIDLVIDRVVLNESNYNRIAEALDIATNHSGGLIKVEDVENNKIYTYSKTHSCIYKDFNMPKIETRLFSFNAPYGMCDNCKGLGVEFKADFDAIVPEPWRTINQGGIKYFENTVNTTNLEWQEFDQLLIHYGIDKNTPIDELTEEERNIIKYGSDQPIAYALKSSSNNVIRRDKEIDGIVTKIEKLYYETSSDRRRDYLNKYMGSFACSICNGSRLNQSALAVKIDSKNIYQYTLLSVEDCLDAIIELVTKLNEQDKQISNLITKELIDRLTFLKNVGLDYLTLNRNAETLSGGEAQRIRLATQIGSNLTGVLYVLDEPSIGLHQKDNLKLIDTLKKMVEIGNTLIVVEHDEDTMYSADYIVDIGPEAGIHGGQVIAQGSLDDIIANPISITGKYLSHEWKIDIPTYRRAGNKKSITIKGARENNLKNIDVTIPLGMLVGITGVSGSGKSTLINEIFVRGIQHALGLSDALNSKRAKFSSIQGLNNIDKVIAVNQSPIGRTPRSNPATYTGVFDDIRDIFGSIEESRARGYTKSRFSFNVPGGRCEKCSGDGFLKIEMHFLPDVYVPCDQCDGKRYNRETLEIKYHNRDISQVLEMSVEEALNFFDHKTKIVEKLQILSDVGLGYIQLGQMSTTLSGGEAQRVKLATYLQKKPTGKTVYVLDEPTTGLHTHDVKKLIAILNRIVNEGDTVVVIEHNLDVIKSCDYIIDLGPDGGIHGGQVVASGTPEQVAQNPKSYTGQFLNKILN